The stretch of DNA CCCGGACCTCAGCGATGCGCCACGTCTACCCAGTTCCACGCGGCAGCCGGGCCACCACCCcccagagaggcgagcgtAACTGCTAGAAGACGAGGAGTGACAAATCCTTGACAAAGTATGAACAGGGTTGCGCTAACTCCAAAGGTACCGAAGATGATTGCAATAGGCCCGACAACTCTCTGGTGCAAGGTACACCCGCGCCCAGTAAACAGGATGCCTGCAGTAGAAAGTCGTCAAATGGATGACGCAGCAGCGTAAAGGATGCACTTCTGCGCGTATGGTGGAGGCAACGGCACCTCTCCTTGTTTTGGGATTCTCGATTTGCAAGCTTCACTCTGCAGTTTGCCAGTGGCGCAGAACCGGAAGAAGGCTacaacgcagaggagagcaaGCGCTCAACCCACTACGTTTTGCAACACATTTTGCTTCTGAAGAAGTTCCGAGACATCGTTCTTACCTCCGTTGACATCCATCCAGCAGACGCAGGTGACGTAGAACCCCAGGCACAGAGCGAAGAGCGCGGCAGTAATGGCGATGACGGTGCTGCCAACCACGAGCGGGTAGGAGAAACCTGAAGCAATTGACGGCGGCGCACATGACTCGTATGAGATATTGTTCGTCTCCTATCAGGATCCCTTCTCTGAACTGTTTTCGATGTAGCGCAGCCGCGATGACGGGAGCGGCCCAAGGCCGGATGGCACATTCTACAAAAAGACACCACGGATTCCTATCGTGAGTGAGGTGGTTACGGTAGTCATGGAACACCAAGCGTCATTGAAACATGTGCTCGATTCTTTACTCAGCTGCAAAACCTCGAATATGGCATTTGGATTACCCTTCAAGGGTGCTGGCTCCTAACAACTCACGGTCTGCATTGGATTCCACCGTTTTTTTTCTCACATCCGCTCTCCCAGGCGGCGTGTCCATTCTGTATCAATTGAGGTACGTCCAGCTAAGAGGCAATACTTCTTCCGCGTGTGCAACTGACAGCGGGCACTCTGGAGTCCTCAGTactggctgctgccgctcggTCGGGGTATTTTTTTCCTCCATGCCCTTTCGAGGAACTTCCTGCAAGCGGAATGTACGATTGTATTCAGGGGATCTGTCGGCTCTGCTCACATGCTTACAGCGTGTGGGAAAGAGGAGGCCGACGAAGCGATGAACTCTGGAGCGGGAAAACGAAACCAACGGTGTGCTGCTCGCCACCTCTGTCTAACCACCACGCCTACGCAACGACAGCGAGGGAGTATGTCAGTGAGCACTTCTGTTTGAGCTGCGGCTTTGCCGTGTGCACATCTTAGTCCCATGGGTAAAGGGCAAGACGTGTCAGTGCCTCAAGCAGGTATCTGGCACGCGGGATCCGAGAGAGCGGGTGGTTTTCCCCGGTACCTGAAGAGTCAGGCCCGTGCACATTGAGGAAATACTGGCGGTGTAGCACTGAGCCGTAGCTGTTGGCATGCCTCAATGTAAGATTGAGcaagcggctgcgacgcACGCCAGAGCTTTTTTACTGGACGCGCATACTCCCGCTGCGCCACCACCTGCCTCTGCCTTGATAAACGTCCTCAAGACTTACACGGCATTGATATTCCGGGTTCTTGACAGCTTATGTCCCGGTAGCGTATAGATGTAGTCTCCCCTCTTTGCAGCGCGTACGTATCAAGCCGGCAAAACGGTCAATCGCCTACGGAAAGAATCTTTCGTCAGCCAAATGTCTAGTTATATTAAACGTGTGTGACTGCTTCTTTCTGACCCCCAGCACTCTAAGAACATCCGGAACGTTTTCTCCCAGCGTCTCCAGAACAGCTGCGTTGTTTCACCACATGCGTGTGACGTTCGTCACAGGAGTGAGTAAAATGTATGTTAGATATGTAAAAAATTTAAATCATGCTAGCGTTACGCAGACAAGGCGGAACCGTGTATGAATGAAAAAAAATTCCCGTCCGCCAGTGGGGCGTGCTCATACCTAGAGGACCCTTCACTACTATGAATACGACGCACATCTACGTGGTGCCATCCTCGCTTGAGATCCTGCTACTATGCCTTCCCGTTGACGTTGCTGTCATCATCAACGTCTGCTCTTCAAGGCGGCAAGGCGCACGAGCCCTATCTACTTGCCTCGACCGCACCCCCCCGGTTCAGATCTGCGAGGGAGCGTAAGCATTGAGTCGCGTCTCTCATTCAGCGCCAGTCGAAGCAACCTCAGAGGACAAGCAAGCT from Besnoitia besnoiti strain Bb-Ger1 chromosome V, whole genome shotgun sequence encodes:
- a CDS encoding hypothetical protein (encoded by transcript BESB_061280), producing MDTPPGRADVRKKTVESNADRFSYPLVVGSTVIAITAALFALCLGFYVTCVCWMDVNGGILFTGRGCTLHQRVVGPIAIIFGTFGVSATLFILCQGFVTPRLLAVTLASLGGGGPAAAWNWVDVAHR